The window AGACGTCCAGGGTGGTCCCCCGCTCCGCGGCGAGCGTCAACAGCCCGAGGATGCTCTTCGCATCGGCCGTCGCCGAGCCGCTGCTGATCGTCACTTGAGACGAATAGGCGCCGGCGATCTTCACGAGCTCGGCGGCGGGACGCGCGTGCATGCCGGTGGAGAGAGCCCATTTGCGCAGGAGCAGGTGCCCGAAGTTGAAGACGACGAGGAAAATCGCCAGGGTAGCCG is drawn from Gemmatimonadota bacterium and contains these coding sequences:
- a CDS encoding HPr family phosphocarrier protein, whose product is MHARPAAELVKIAGAYSSQVTISSGSATADAKSILGLLTLAAERGTTLDVSASGTDAKEAVDSVVALIAGGFSEL